Proteins from a single region of Bdellovibrio bacteriovorus HD100:
- a CDS encoding flagellar motor protein MotB, with translation MAEKKQTIVIKKIIVSGGGHHGGSWKVALADFMTALMAFFLVMWLVGQSEETKKAVSDYFSTPSVIEYNFQNFGAEITLEKLFLDILNEPLKAFQSFMEPADKTPNLLDMGSTKVVAAYLADQMTDVAKNVTVTPDGYDFDIPDYMLFERGTSTPNANFVKVMDKIKGITTGLKDADIKLTSGLFIQAVPDGSVMSANKVASERFDIVRAKILASLENNTVNVSGGISVKEKRGEIDPAKLVGFIRVKIAQKEITSDGQKPRKLETLFGPSRVDMSVYDSFVNQISNRKEAEKKDLKQQVDQDLKEETGITDPSMQTE, from the coding sequence ATGGCAGAGAAGAAACAGACGATCGTTATCAAAAAGATCATAGTTTCCGGCGGCGGTCACCACGGGGGTTCCTGGAAGGTGGCCTTGGCCGACTTTATGACGGCCTTGATGGCGTTCTTCCTGGTTATGTGGCTGGTGGGGCAATCTGAAGAAACCAAAAAAGCGGTTTCAGATTACTTCTCCACACCTTCTGTTATTGAATACAATTTCCAGAACTTCGGTGCCGAAATCACCCTGGAAAAACTTTTCCTGGATATTCTGAACGAGCCGTTGAAGGCCTTCCAGAGTTTCATGGAACCGGCAGACAAGACTCCGAACCTGTTGGATATGGGCTCCACGAAGGTGGTGGCGGCTTATCTGGCGGATCAGATGACCGATGTGGCAAAGAACGTGACAGTCACTCCGGATGGATATGACTTTGATATTCCTGACTACATGTTGTTTGAGCGTGGCACCTCCACGCCGAATGCCAACTTTGTGAAAGTCATGGACAAGATCAAAGGCATCACCACTGGTTTGAAAGATGCGGATATCAAGCTGACTTCGGGTCTGTTTATTCAGGCGGTTCCGGATGGCAGTGTGATGTCTGCCAACAAAGTGGCTTCCGAGCGTTTTGATATCGTTCGCGCCAAGATCCTGGCTTCACTTGAAAACAACACCGTGAATGTTTCTGGTGGTATCAGTGTGAAGGAAAAACGCGGTGAAATTGATCCGGCGAAACTGGTGGGTTTCATTCGTGTGAAAATCGCGCAGAAGGAAATCACTTCCGATGGGCAAAAGCCGCGCAAGCTGGAAACCTTGTTCGGACCTTCCCGTGTGGACATGTCGGTGTATGACAGCTTCGTGAATCAGATCAGCAACCGCAAAGAGGCGGAAAAGAAGGACCTGAAACAGCAAGTGGATCAGGACCTGAAAGAAGAGACGGGCATTACAGATCCGTCGATGCAGACAGAATAA
- a CDS encoding exonuclease domain-containing protein encodes MNLDLPLNEYTYVAFDTETSGAYPVGHDVVEFGAVKWYKGEEVGRLQFLFKPREPMTDFIIGIHGITNEMVADAPLITEKIREIHEFFKGAIVMAHHAPFDLGFMAIDFEKNQLPLLPEPALCTSLLSRKWIHGVENHKLQTLVRHLNIDGGQAHRAYDDAKACLHVGLACFAKMPPEMTLAGAIKSQGKNLWWKDYSLASLSAPQFKSIIEAIQTKKDVDMVYEGGSDRGSTRRVTPIGIVRNPDGDYLQAFCHKDQAAKRYYLNRISDAQVIWI; translated from the coding sequence ATGAATCTTGATTTGCCACTGAATGAATACACTTATGTCGCCTTTGATACTGAAACCAGCGGAGCTTATCCGGTGGGGCATGACGTGGTCGAGTTTGGCGCTGTGAAGTGGTACAAGGGCGAAGAAGTCGGCCGCTTGCAGTTTCTTTTCAAGCCGCGCGAGCCGATGACTGACTTCATCATCGGGATTCACGGCATCACCAACGAAATGGTCGCCGACGCCCCGTTGATCACCGAAAAGATCCGCGAGATCCATGAATTCTTCAAAGGGGCGATTGTGATGGCTCATCACGCACCTTTTGATCTGGGTTTCATGGCCATTGATTTTGAAAAGAATCAGCTGCCGTTGTTGCCGGAACCGGCATTGTGCACCAGCCTGCTTTCGCGCAAATGGATTCATGGCGTGGAAAACCACAAGTTGCAGACTCTGGTCAGACATCTGAACATTGACGGGGGCCAGGCCCACCGGGCCTACGACGATGCGAAAGCCTGTCTGCACGTGGGGTTGGCTTGTTTTGCCAAGATGCCACCGGAAATGACTTTGGCTGGAGCCATCAAAAGTCAGGGAAAAAATCTGTGGTGGAAGGACTATTCTCTGGCGTCACTCAGTGCACCTCAGTTCAAGTCCATCATCGAAGCGATTCAGACCAAAAAAGATGTCGATATGGTTTACGAGGGCGGATCAGACCGAGGTTCCACCCGTCGTGTGACCCCGATTGGGATTGTCAGAAATCCGGACGGGGATTACCTCCAGGCGTTCTGTCACAAGGATCAGGCGGCAAAACGCTATTATCTGAATCGTATCAGCGATGCCCAGGTCATTTGGATCTAG
- a CDS encoding C1 family peptidase translates to MRSTLIAILFLTAFPLAEALAENCSISSIQTQAKQIALGYQKYDMSMEIDSLTSRMQRCKIPSRRLGVPDTFYPTLRTQTLRAEFNRIQVDMEQYANTGRINEFVEAYTAYGKALGFPPNILKSFTNGLKAKAEKSYAREKKSCKPMDVSKEMGPVRNQDSIGWCYAFAAADILSFKLKKKISAADIAVNYNDSLFNTGAKYVGVKAGSLEGGFPSSALEGAIEKGLCLEKDFPSEDNINGEYQELITQIDKLGRDEITSWSAPNCEKVYQTSRRLFPNVSTKDLEHILKTSSRADFIDQMANRTCKQRIKTNLKVSSPWTFREKSLGDEIDEQLSAKNPVVLSYDATGLTDRRDYSELGMHASVLVGRRFNEKSGQCEYLLRNSWGRSCGYYDPSYQCKEGNIWIPKADIVKRGKGATYVK, encoded by the coding sequence ATGCGCAGTACATTGATCGCAATTCTATTTTTGACGGCCTTCCCTTTGGCAGAAGCTCTTGCCGAGAACTGCAGTATTTCCAGCATCCAAACACAGGCCAAGCAAATCGCTCTAGGCTATCAAAAATACGATATGTCGATGGAGATCGACTCACTGACCAGCCGCATGCAGCGATGCAAGATTCCCAGCCGCAGACTGGGGGTGCCTGACACTTTCTATCCCACCCTGCGCACTCAAACCCTTCGTGCTGAATTCAACCGCATCCAGGTCGATATGGAACAATATGCCAACACCGGTCGCATTAATGAATTTGTCGAAGCCTACACGGCTTATGGTAAAGCCCTGGGTTTTCCTCCGAATATTCTGAAGTCCTTCACGAACGGTCTTAAAGCCAAGGCTGAAAAATCCTATGCCCGCGAAAAGAAATCCTGCAAACCCATGGACGTCAGCAAAGAAATGGGTCCGGTGCGAAATCAGGATTCCATCGGCTGGTGTTATGCATTTGCGGCCGCGGATATACTGTCTTTCAAACTGAAAAAGAAAATCTCTGCGGCGGACATTGCCGTAAACTATAACGACAGCCTGTTCAACACCGGCGCCAAATACGTCGGAGTCAAAGCCGGCAGTCTTGAAGGCGGCTTCCCTTCCAGCGCCCTGGAAGGAGCCATCGAAAAGGGCCTGTGTCTGGAAAAAGATTTTCCAAGCGAAGACAACATCAACGGTGAATACCAGGAGCTGATCACCCAGATTGACAAACTGGGACGGGATGAAATCACGTCGTGGTCCGCCCCCAACTGTGAAAAGGTCTATCAAACCTCCCGCCGTCTGTTCCCGAATGTGAGCACCAAGGACCTGGAACACATCCTGAAAACTTCTTCGCGCGCGGACTTCATCGACCAGATGGCCAACCGCACGTGCAAACAGCGTATCAAGACAAACTTGAAAGTGTCTTCCCCGTGGACCTTCCGTGAAAAATCCTTGGGTGATGAAATTGACGAGCAATTGAGCGCCAAAAATCCGGTAGTCCTTAGCTATGATGCCACTGGCCTTACCGACCGCCGGGACTATTCCGAGCTGGGCATGCATGCCAGTGTGCTGGTCGGTCGCAGATTCAATGAAAAATCCGGACAGTGCGAATATCTTCTAAGAAATTCCTGGGGCCGTAGCTGCGGTTACTATGATCCCTCTTATCAGTGCAAAGAGGGCAATATCTGGATTCCGAAAGCGGACATCGTAAAACGAGGCAAGGGTGCAACTTATGTTAAGTAG
- a CDS encoding TorF family putative porin — MRRYIAFTIILISTLGAAAAKASTSPTFALSGDVSLLSHYVEHGLSQSDKSPALQGSFWFNFGSQFRLGVWGSNTNFEQGDDHFNLRMNAEVKVDFSQNTALEIGYTKSQYYNGGDHNGDLLSLHLNLWKSRIMYDTNSNWEATHEKSERFAFGNIMDVFGGWKWNNEIGYNTPDVETINPYFDARTGLGTKWGVIFFEGALTATSESSQFDGAGDYFFILSASTDL, encoded by the coding sequence ATGCGAAGATACATTGCTTTTACCATTATTCTAATCAGCACTTTGGGGGCCGCGGCCGCCAAAGCCAGCACGTCTCCAACCTTTGCGCTGTCCGGTGATGTGAGCCTGCTTTCACACTATGTGGAACATGGGCTTTCCCAATCCGACAAGTCTCCGGCATTGCAGGGATCATTCTGGTTCAACTTTGGATCTCAATTCCGTCTGGGAGTCTGGGGTTCGAACACGAATTTTGAGCAAGGTGATGACCACTTCAACCTGCGCATGAATGCGGAAGTGAAAGTGGACTTCTCGCAAAACACAGCTCTGGAAATCGGTTACACCAAAAGTCAGTACTACAATGGCGGTGACCACAACGGCGATCTGCTCAGCCTGCACCTGAACCTGTGGAAGTCACGCATCATGTACGACACCAACTCCAACTGGGAAGCGACCCATGAAAAGTCCGAACGCTTTGCTTTTGGCAACATCATGGATGTTTTTGGCGGCTGGAAATGGAACAACGAAATCGGCTATAACACACCGGACGTTGAAACAATCAATCCGTACTTTGATGCACGGACCGGACTGGGAACAAAATGGGGCGTGATTTTCTTTGAAGGAGCCCTCACCGCGACCAGTGAAAGCTCCCAGTTTGATGGGGCCGGTGACTATTTCTTTATTCTGTCTGCATCGACGGATCTGTAA
- a CDS encoding signal peptidase II has product MKKREWLIVILPLLATWSLDRITKIWATGITQLKSYGPVHFVLHHNHGAMLGLFSDLPSVLRIVSLSTGGAFLLATYALIQYLLPIKSLTLRSGLSILIGGIIGNVTDRIIWGYVVDFIVVGTPSLSSPAFNIADALQWVGYGLIVYAIIREGELLWPENNVRKQYWVNMPFQLKYCFILMGVGLSLTLICSVFSYTYMRVTIQELVGNNAFLLNKFLVPFVITFMIISVAFCAILFAVGRLISHRIAGPLYAFERFLNQALEGKAEAHLKLRTGDEFKHLEELADEINKRLHQIKKERTVNVIEYKEEG; this is encoded by the coding sequence ATGAAAAAACGTGAATGGCTAATTGTGATTCTGCCACTTCTGGCGACGTGGTCTTTGGACCGCATCACCAAGATCTGGGCCACGGGAATCACGCAGTTGAAATCCTATGGTCCCGTGCACTTCGTTCTTCATCATAACCATGGGGCTATGCTGGGGCTGTTCTCGGATCTGCCGTCTGTGCTGCGTATCGTGTCCCTTTCAACCGGCGGCGCGTTTTTGCTGGCGACTTATGCTTTGATTCAATATCTGCTTCCGATTAAATCCCTCACTTTGCGCTCGGGCCTTTCCATCCTGATTGGCGGAATCATCGGCAATGTCACGGACCGCATCATCTGGGGTTATGTGGTGGATTTCATCGTGGTCGGCACTCCGTCCCTGTCCAGTCCGGCATTCAATATCGCCGATGCCCTGCAGTGGGTGGGATATGGTCTGATCGTCTATGCGATCATCCGCGAGGGTGAATTGCTATGGCCCGAAAACAACGTGCGCAAACAGTACTGGGTGAACATGCCTTTCCAGCTGAAATACTGTTTTATTCTGATGGGTGTGGGTTTAAGTCTGACGCTGATCTGCTCGGTGTTTTCCTATACCTACATGCGTGTGACGATTCAGGAGCTGGTGGGCAACAACGCCTTTTTGCTGAACAAGTTTCTGGTGCCCTTTGTGATCACCTTTATGATCATCTCGGTTGCGTTCTGTGCGATCTTGTTTGCGGTGGGCCGTCTGATTTCCCACCGTATTGCCGGTCCACTTTATGCCTTTGAGCGCTTCCTGAACCAGGCCCTGGAAGGCAAAGCCGAAGCCCATCTCAAGCTCCGCACCGGAGACGAATTCAAACATCTGGAAGAACTGGCTGACGAAATCAACAAACGCCTGCACCAGATTAAAAAAGAGCGTACCGTCAATGTGATCGAATACAAAGAAGAGGGCTAG
- a CDS encoding delta-60 repeat domain-containing protein, with protein sequence MTSYFRILSLCLVITGCSIDASILSSDSSSVSPPSLTPDTDTSLVFGDNGFVRFKLKTGGIPGENDSNALTVQADGKILLAGYADVIDGEDFGILRLNADGTLDTSFAGDGSWTYAPGINNFDNLMDITTQPDGKILGVGLSNEGSTSSIALVRLNSDGTPDVGFGTVGFSYLNLPSATESEGKKIQLLANGKILVAGIAFVSPYNQIFVARYNSDGSLDTTFNSGSGFNILTIAGRNNDVYDLKTDSLGRIIVSGYTWPTGDLSGVIARLSSDGSLDTAFGGTGIVITNRSSSANDSIYSIHPLSDGSILVAGALTTAGNSNCYLSKYTAAGAVDATFNGTGISVVDFGGSDVCRGMDVMSDGSIMMSGNSANNFVAAKLTAAGALDASYGASGLVSVDVTGNTKYDYMADSHLLSDDKLLIAGYTFTDNEEYSVARLNPDGSLDTTLNGTGTGYYDIEGDPYDAIACITLQPDGKVLLGGASQSNDWGKTAVARLNLDGTLDSSFGSNGSTLAYPLPNEYASFGNVHVLANGKILASGDVDGNFLLARYNTDGTLDTTFASGAGFVLTSLTAGTTESVSSMLVQPDGKIVLIGSEDNNIALARYNPDGSLDGSFGTGGTLLLDLGDVDRAHDGRYLSDGKLLITGTTQNMFMLLRLNSNGTLDTTWGSGTGYLTTNFGGTNHVHVKMAILPDDRVILAGQVDSHFGVARYNADGSLDPSFGTAGSTLVTVAGSTAEDFHDLGVQSDGRILLVGGAVHGALYKAIVLRLNTDGSIDSSFGTAGVVLEQPAAENFESDFRAIAINSDDSFYVAGLQHKHRNYSIVYKYGKNGVR encoded by the coding sequence ATGACTTCTTACTTCCGGATTCTATCACTCTGTCTTGTCATTACTGGCTGCTCCATCGATGCCAGCATCCTTTCGTCCGACAGTTCCTCTGTAAGCCCGCCTTCACTCACACCAGACACAGACACATCATTGGTATTTGGCGACAACGGGTTTGTTAGATTTAAGCTGAAAACCGGCGGAATTCCCGGCGAAAACGATTCCAACGCCCTCACGGTTCAGGCCGATGGCAAGATCCTGCTGGCGGGTTATGCCGATGTTATTGACGGAGAAGATTTTGGAATCCTCCGTCTGAACGCTGATGGCACCCTGGACACCAGCTTTGCCGGAGACGGCAGCTGGACTTATGCTCCCGGAATAAACAACTTTGACAACCTAATGGATATCACCACCCAACCCGACGGAAAAATCCTGGGTGTGGGCCTGAGCAATGAAGGCAGTACGTCGTCTATTGCCCTGGTGCGACTCAATTCCGACGGCACTCCGGACGTCGGCTTTGGCACGGTGGGCTTCTCGTATCTTAACCTGCCTTCGGCGACAGAGAGCGAAGGAAAGAAAATACAGCTTTTGGCCAACGGAAAAATTCTGGTCGCTGGAATAGCTTTTGTCTCTCCTTACAACCAGATCTTTGTGGCCCGTTACAATTCAGACGGAAGCCTCGACACCACTTTCAACTCTGGATCGGGTTTCAATATTTTGACAATCGCCGGACGTAACAATGACGTTTACGACCTTAAAACCGACAGTCTGGGAAGAATCATTGTCAGCGGTTATACTTGGCCTACCGGAGACCTGAGCGGTGTGATCGCCCGTTTGAGCAGCGACGGAAGCCTTGATACGGCGTTTGGTGGCACCGGGATTGTCATCACCAACCGCAGCAGTTCGGCGAACGACAGCATCTACAGCATCCATCCTCTAAGCGATGGCAGCATCCTCGTCGCGGGAGCCCTGACCACGGCTGGAAACTCCAATTGTTATCTTTCAAAATACACAGCTGCAGGAGCGGTAGACGCCACCTTCAACGGAACAGGAATTTCTGTTGTGGACTTTGGAGGAAGCGATGTTTGCCGAGGCATGGATGTCATGAGTGATGGCAGCATTATGATGAGCGGGAACAGCGCCAACAACTTTGTTGCAGCGAAACTGACTGCCGCCGGGGCTCTGGATGCCAGCTATGGTGCCAGCGGACTCGTCAGTGTCGACGTCACGGGCAACACAAAGTACGACTACATGGCAGACTCGCACCTGCTCAGCGACGATAAGCTTCTAATTGCAGGTTATACGTTTACCGACAATGAAGAGTACTCCGTGGCCCGACTCAACCCTGACGGCAGCCTGGATACCACACTGAACGGCACTGGAACCGGATACTATGACATTGAAGGGGACCCCTACGATGCCATTGCCTGCATCACACTGCAGCCTGATGGAAAAGTTCTGCTCGGAGGCGCATCACAGAGCAATGACTGGGGCAAAACAGCTGTGGCACGCCTGAATCTTGACGGCACTCTGGACTCTTCATTCGGCAGCAATGGCTCCACCCTGGCTTATCCCTTGCCCAACGAGTACGCTTCCTTCGGCAATGTGCACGTCCTGGCAAACGGAAAAATTCTTGCGTCCGGAGACGTGGATGGAAACTTCCTGCTGGCCCGTTACAACACAGACGGCACCCTCGACACCACATTCGCGAGTGGAGCAGGATTTGTCCTGACAAGCTTGACCGCCGGAACCACTGAGTCTGTTTCCAGCATGCTGGTGCAGCCTGACGGAAAAATTGTGCTTATCGGCAGTGAAGATAACAACATCGCTCTGGCCCGGTACAATCCGGATGGCTCACTGGACGGCAGCTTCGGCACCGGAGGAACTTTGCTTCTGGATCTGGGCGACGTCGACCGGGCCCATGATGGACGATACTTGAGTGACGGGAAGCTGCTGATTACAGGCACAACACAAAACATGTTCATGCTTCTAAGACTGAATTCAAACGGAACTCTGGACACGACCTGGGGCTCTGGCACGGGCTATCTGACAACAAATTTTGGCGGCACAAATCACGTCCACGTAAAAATGGCGATTCTGCCGGACGACCGAGTCATTCTGGCAGGACAAGTGGACTCCCATTTTGGCGTGGCTAGATACAACGCCGACGGCAGCCTGGACCCGAGCTTCGGCACCGCGGGGTCTACTCTTGTGACAGTCGCAGGCAGTACCGCTGAAGACTTCCATGACCTGGGCGTGCAAAGTGATGGGCGAATACTGCTTGTAGGCGGCGCAGTTCACGGAGCCCTTTACAAAGCAATAGTATTAAGACTGAATACAGATGGCAGCATAGACTCCAGCTTCGGCACAGCCGGAGTGGTTTTAGAACAACCTGCCGCCGAAAACTTTGAGTCTGACTTCAGAGCGATTGCGATCAACTCCGATGACAGCTTCTATGTCGCGGGTCTTCAGCACAAACACCGTAACTACAGCATCGTCTATAAGTACGGAAAAAACGGAGTGCGCTAA
- the hflX gene encoding GTPase HflX, producing the protein MNETTPLKAVLVGIQLQRTSDQELKGSLTELSRLVTTLGYEVVGQMSQRRSSTKTATVLGDGKLKELAEWTGGTGKISPNFTKKKHKAALRFKKDEEEDDLFGDDVEEVFEVEEGAEDMDSSGDTTPQEKAQVVVIDCDLSPSQLRNLESATGAQVLDRTGVIIEIFSRHARTRAARLQVEIARLTYVAPRMRESTAGDDRQGGGGKGAGETSIELDRRKIRDRIKELKQELASISQELDTRRARREQELTVALVGYTNAGKSSLMRALTGSDVLIADKLFATLDTTVRILYPETKPKILVSDTVGFIKKLPHDLVASFKSTLDEAANASLLLYTVDCSDPTFRSQLEVTRTVLAEVGAQDIPSKLIFNKRDRLSPEEEAELAKEFPEAHFMSAKNADDVATLHSMLVKHFENEMVEEDVLIPYTTQGAIGEIRGKMRVLNESYEANGVVLKIRAHREDLQSMKERYGLIPGKGKKKNNLSWNIDED; encoded by the coding sequence ATGAACGAAACCACGCCTCTTAAAGCCGTCCTTGTCGGTATCCAACTTCAACGCACTTCAGATCAGGAACTCAAAGGGTCTTTGACGGAACTTTCCCGTCTGGTCACCACTCTGGGGTATGAAGTTGTCGGCCAGATGTCCCAGCGTCGCAGCTCGACCAAAACCGCCACCGTCCTGGGTGATGGCAAACTGAAAGAACTGGCCGAGTGGACCGGCGGCACGGGCAAAATCAGTCCAAACTTCACCAAGAAAAAACACAAGGCCGCTTTGCGCTTTAAAAAAGACGAAGAAGAAGACGATCTTTTCGGTGATGACGTCGAAGAAGTTTTCGAGGTTGAAGAAGGCGCTGAAGACATGGATTCTTCCGGCGACACAACACCTCAGGAAAAAGCCCAGGTTGTGGTTATTGACTGCGATCTTTCCCCGTCCCAGTTGCGCAATCTTGAAAGCGCCACCGGTGCCCAGGTTCTCGACCGCACCGGGGTGATCATTGAAATCTTCAGCCGTCACGCCCGCACGCGTGCAGCCCGTCTGCAAGTTGAAATTGCGCGTTTGACGTATGTGGCTCCACGCATGCGTGAATCCACTGCTGGCGATGACCGTCAGGGTGGTGGCGGTAAAGGGGCCGGTGAAACCAGCATCGAGCTGGATCGTCGTAAGATCCGCGACCGCATCAAGGAACTGAAGCAGGAACTGGCTTCCATTTCCCAGGAGCTGGACACCCGTCGCGCGCGCCGTGAACAGGAACTGACCGTGGCCCTGGTGGGTTACACCAATGCCGGCAAGTCCTCGTTGATGCGGGCATTAACCGGCAGTGATGTGCTGATCGCCGACAAATTGTTTGCAACCCTGGACACCACCGTTCGTATTCTTTATCCGGAAACCAAACCCAAGATTCTGGTTTCAGACACTGTGGGGTTTATCAAAAAACTTCCGCATGATCTGGTGGCGTCTTTCAAATCCACACTGGATGAGGCGGCGAATGCGTCGTTGCTTCTGTACACCGTGGACTGCTCCGATCCGACATTCCGCTCACAACTGGAAGTCACCCGCACCGTCCTGGCAGAGGTCGGCGCGCAGGATATTCCAAGCAAGCTGATCTTCAACAAGCGCGACCGCCTGAGCCCTGAAGAAGAAGCCGAACTGGCAAAAGAATTCCCGGAAGCTCACTTCATGTCGGCGAAAAACGCGGATGATGTGGCGACCCTGCATTCCATGCTGGTAAAACACTTTGAAAACGAGATGGTCGAGGAAGATGTTCTGATCCCCTACACCACTCAGGGTGCCATCGGTGAAATCCGCGGCAAAATGCGTGTACTGAACGAGTCCTATGAAGCCAACGGCGTGGTTCTGAAAATCCGCGCGCACCGCGAAGACCTGCAATCCATGAAAGAGCGCTATGGTCTGATTCCGGGTAAAGGTAAAAAGAAAAACAACCTAAGCTGGAACATCGACGAAGATTAG